A portion of the Apus apus isolate bApuApu2 chromosome 3, bApuApu2.pri.cur, whole genome shotgun sequence genome contains these proteins:
- the TMEM200A gene encoding transmembrane protein 200A: MIATGGVITGLAALKRQDSARSQQHVNLATAPPTEEKKPVRRRPRTDVVIVRGKIRLYSPSGFFLVLGVLIAFLGIAMAILGYWPQKEQLLGSESNLPVNETQVLRSQGSILLRFFEQHMHSDKMKMLGPFTMGIGIFIFICANAILHENRDKETKIIHMRDIYSTVIDIHTLRIREQKQLSSAFTGLLGEGELGHSGSSCASRLAANTVAPFSGFKSHFRMDSSAEEDEIIVNEDRTSGSLLPPLLTEQTDSVFGLYPHSSKASDDKNTSSMKCETKSIVSSSISAFTLPVIKLNNCVIDEPSIDNITEDSEISRSRSRNLSMDSLAVPLTDTNDSYRPAAVMLPRHNSFMDTPSDQFKSSMTLGPSTGKLLSPGAARKQFGSNTSLHLLSSHSKSLDLDRGPSTLTVQAEQRKHPSWPRLDRSNSKGYMKLENKEDPMDRLLVPQAVVKKDFTNKEKLLMISRSHNNLSFEHDEFLSNNLKRGTSETRF; this comes from the coding sequence ATGATAGCAACTGGAGGAGTCATAACAGGACTGGCTGCCTTAAAAAGGCAAGACTCTGCCAGATCTCAGCAACATGTAAATCTTGCCACAGCACCACCTACTGAGGAGAAGAAGCCAGTTAGACGCCGGCCCAGGACAGATGTAGTGATTGTCAGGGGCAAAATCCGGCTCTATTCTCCATCGGGATTCTTCCTTGTTTTGGGAGTGCTTATCGCATTCTTGGGCATTGCAATGGCCATCCTTGGATACTGGCCCCAAAAGGAACAACTTTTAGGATCTGAAAGTAATCTACCTGTAAATGAAACCCAGGTCCTGAGAAGCCAAGGAAGCATTTTACTTCGTTTCTTTGAACAGCATATGCACTCAGATAAGATGAAGATGCTAGGGCCCTTCACTATGGGCATCGggatcttcatttttatttgtgcaAATGCCATTCTGCATGAAAACCGTGACAAGGAGACAAAAATCATACACATGAGAGACATATACTCCACTGTAATAGACATCCACACCCTGAGGATCAGGGAacaaaagcagctgagcagtgCCTTCACGGGCTTGTTGGGGGAAGGAGAACTTGGGCACAGCGGGAGTTCCTGTGCATCCCGGCTGGCTGCAAACACGGTTGCACCTTTCTCTGGCTTCAAGAGTCATTTTAGGATGGATAGTTCTGCTGAAGAGGATGAGATTATCGTAAATGAAGACAGGACCTCTGGTAGCCTCCTGCCACCTTTGCTGACTGAGCAAACTGATTCAGTCTTTGGACTTTACCCTCACTCCAGCAAGGCATCAGATGACAAAAACACTAGCTCTATGAAGTGTGAAACAAAATCCATTGTATCATCTTCCATTAGTGCTTTCACACTTCCAGTAATTAAACTGAATAACTGTGTTATTGATGAGCCCAGTATAGACAACATAACTGAGGACTCGGAGATCAGCAGGAGTCGGTCTAGAAATCTGTCAATGGATTCTCTGGCCGTTCCTCTAACTGATACCAATGATTCCTACAGACCAGCTGCTGTCATGCTGCCACGACACAATTCATTTATGGACACTCCATCAGATCAGTTCAAATCTTCTATGACTCTTGGGCCAAGCACAGGAAAGCTTTTAtctcctggggctgccaggaAACAGTTTGGGTCCAATACATCTTTGCATCTTCTGTCTTCACATTCAAAGTCCCTGGACCTGGACAGAGGTCCATCTACACTCACTGTACAGGCTGAACAAAGGAAACACCCCAGCTGGCCCAGATTGGATCGGAGCAACAGTAAAGGTTACATGAAACTAGAAAACAAAGAGGACCCAATGGATAGGTTACTTGTGCCACAGGCAGTGGTCAAGAAAGACTTTACTAATAAGGAAAAGCTTCTTATGATATCAAGATCTCATAATAATTTGAGTTTTGAACATGATGAGTTTTTGAGTAACAACCTGAAGCGAGGAACTTCTGAAAcaagattttaa